A single genomic interval of Spinacia oleracea cultivar Varoflay chromosome 6, BTI_SOV_V1, whole genome shotgun sequence harbors:
- the LOC110795441 gene encoding protein LYK5 isoform X1, whose translation MKKSPLVLLLIIFTTLQLQIWKSNSQQTYVNNNQLDCNNNSNNTYGFQCNGNRSCTSYVTFRSLPPNNTPPNIAFLLNSSASAIGQLNNISELDPIPEGRMIIVPVPCSCSRTRSRNTSYYQHNGRYRLQNMGETYFSMANNTYQGLTTCQAMIAQNNFNITNLQIGDELLVPLRCACPTDRQVSRYRSQYLLSYIVTWGDTISHIADMFGADVQTVLDANELRVDDVIFPFTPILVPLTSAPTHINLPLVPPVLPPQSDSPPVSPDNGGGGTSSNNGVFIGIGIGAGVLVLGLGSFLVWLFLIRPSKKKPLPIFKIAEKGEKVSESSSFFTPTPVSYTTSHISTRSSSVDLDGLRLAIGSLTVYKFKEIEKATGNFSEGNRIKGSMYRGEFNGDEAAVKILKGNVPNDEINILKYINHSNITRLSGYCTHEGNTYLVFEYAENGSLDNWIFHQKKLQSEDNDLLSPPVLSWKQRVQIACNIADSLNYLHSYIHPPYIHKNLKSSNVLLDNHFRAKITNFGLARTFQDESENGELHLTKHVVGTHGYLAPEYIENGAVTTKLDVFAFGVVLLELMSGKPAVKPSGTNKGGADDMLFMVIRKVFEGENVREKLMEFIDSNLGREYPLDLAYTMAQLGNRCVDRDMNSRPSMSEVSMTLSKIFSLSLDWDPSDELANSSSLSHTR comes from the coding sequence ATGAAGAAATCTCCATTAGTTTTGCTGCTAATCATATTCACAACTCTACAATTGCAGATATGGAAATCGAATTCGCAACAAACATATGTCAACAACAACCAGTTAGACTGTAACAACAACTCCAACAACACATATGGTTTCCAATGCAATGGAAACAGGTCATGCACATCCTATGTCACTTTCCGGTCACTACCGCCTAACAATACGCCCCCGAACATCGCCTTCCTCCTTAACTCCAGCGCCTCCGCCATCGGCCAGCTCAACAACATCTCAGAGTTGGACCCTATCCCTGAAGGAAGGATGATCATTGTCCCTGTACCCTGCTCCTGCAGCAGGACAAGAAGCCGCAACACTAGTTATTACCAACATAATGGGCGTTACAGGCTGCAGAACATGGGTGAAACCTATTTCTCAATGGCAAATAACACTTATCAGGGGTTAACCACATGCCAAGCTATGATAGCTCAGAACAATTTCAACATCACCAACCTCCAAATTGGGGATGAGCTTTTGGTGCCTCTCAGATGTGCCTGCCCTACTGATCGGCAGGTGAGTCGATACAGGTCTCAGTATCTGCTATCCTACATTGTTACCTGGGGTGATACTATCTCTCACATTGCTGATATGTTTGGGGCTGATGTACAGACTGTTTTGGACGCTAATGAGCTCAGAGTTGATGATGTTATCTTTCCTTTTACACCGATTTTAGTGCCTCTAACATCTGCTCCTACTCATATAAACCTTCCCTTGGTTCCACCTGTTCTGCCTCCTCAATCTGATTCTCCTCCTGTTAGTCCTgataatggtggtggtggtactTCTTCCAACAACGGGGTGTTTATAGGAATTGGGATTGGAGCTGGGGTTTTGGTGCTTGGTCTTGGTTCGTTCCTAGTTTGGTTATTCCTAATCCGTCCTTCAAAGAAGAAGCCGCTTCCTATATTTAAGATCGCGGAGAAAGGTGAGAAAGTTTCTGAATCATCATCCTTTTTTACACCCACGCCTGTATCTTATACCACTAGTCACATCAGCACAAGATCATCGTCTGTTGATTTGGATGGGTTGAGGCTTGCGATTGGGTCATTGACGGTTTACAAATTCAAGGAAATAGAGAAAGCAACCGGGAATTTTAGTGAGGGAAATAGGATTAAGGGCTCAATGTATAGAGGCGAATTCAACGGTGATGAAGCTGCAGTCAAGATCTTGAAAGGTAATGTTCCTAATGATGAGATCAATATTTTGAAGTATATCAACCACTCCAACATAACTCGGTTGTCTGGGTATTGCACACATGAGGGAAATACTTACTTGGTATTTGAGTATGCTGAGAATGGTTCACTAGACAACTGGATTTTTCACCAAAAGAAGCTCCAATCTGAAGATAACGATTTGCTCTCCCCGCCTGTTCTTAGTTGGAAACAAAGGGTCCAAATAGCCTGTAACATAGCTGATTCCCTGAACTACTTGCATAGCTATATTCACCCTCCTTACATCCACAAGAATCTCAAGAGTAGCAATGTACTCTTAGACAACCACTTCCGTGCAAAGATCACAAATTTCGGGCTAGCAAGAACTTTCCAAGACGAAAGTGAAAACGGGGAATTACACTTAACCAAACACGTGGTTGGAACTCACGGTTACTTAGCCCCCGAGTACATAGAAAACGGGGCAGTGACAACCAAACTAGACGTGTTTGCTTTCGGGGTTGTACTTCTTGAGCTCATGTCAGGAAAACCAGCAGTAAAACCATCAGGAACTAACAAGGGAGGTGCAGATGATATGTTGTTTATGGTAATACGAAAAGTGTTCGAGGGGGAAAATGTGAGGGAGAAACTAATGGAATTCATAGATTCTAATCTAGGAAGGGAGTACCCCTTGGATTTGGCATACACAATGGCTCAATTAGGCAACAGATGTGTCGACCGAGACATGAATTCTAGACCATCTATGTCCGAGGTTTCAATGACACTCTCAAAGATATTCTCATTGTCTTTGGATTGGGATCCATCAGACGAACTTGCAAATTCATCTTCCTTAAGCCACACAAGATAA
- the LOC130462567 gene encoding uncharacterized protein, producing the protein MKVVRSQRWAYLRIIVGTISGGLLGFYVMHRAEISYKAKWEERLKKYEEEKMRRETTEFEADNTVYFSDDQQNGNEQHEL; encoded by the exons ATGAAAGTAGTGCGTTCACAGAGATGGGCATACCTTCGTATCATCGTCGGCACCATTTCTGGCGGCCTATTAGGGTTTTACGTTATGCATCGTGCTGAAATCAGCTACAAG GCGAAATGGGAAGAGAGGTTGAAGAAGTACGAAGAGGagaaaatgaggagagagacaACCGAATTTGAAGCTGACAATACTGTTTATTTTTCTGATGATCAACAAAATGGTAATGAACAACATGAGCTTTGA
- the LOC110795439 gene encoding metal tolerance protein 2 isoform X2, which translates to MGFRFFRLNPISNPYLSRISSITHKNSIFTHQNPSKITSLTTQLQQFNDPSYVTINPPNFQTFKRWHFGHSHHHHQGPHQDSSKKSEDIFRLGLAADIGLTAGKAVTGYLSGSTAIIADAAHSLSDVVLSSVALLSFKAARVPRDKEHPYGHGKFETLGALGISGMLIVTAGGIAWHAADILLAWFTAAPEVASHSLMHEHGNHSGQSGHDHKIDMQHPILALNMVILSIAVKEGLFRITKRAGEKEGSGLMKANAWHHRADAISSFVALIGVGGSIVGVKILDPLAGLLVSGMILKAGLETGYQSVLELVDAAIPQQQLDPHRKTILQVEGVKGCHRLRGRRAGSFLHLDVHIEVDPFTSVSAAHHIGENVRHRIHESHPEVVEVFIHIGPGTREERMEGDELIWSSFGLVKRISS; encoded by the exons ATGGGGTTCAGATTCTTCAGATTGAATCCCATTTCCAACCCATACCTCTCAAGAATTTCCTCAATTACCCACAAAAACTCAATCTTCACCCATCAAAACCCATCAAAAATTACATCTTTAACTACCCAATTGCAACAATTTAATGACCCCTCCTATGTCACAATAAACCCACCAAATTTCCAAACTTTCAAACGCTGGCATTTTGGTCACtcgcatcatcatcatcagggCCCACATCAAGATTCTAGCAAGAAGAGTGAGGACATCTTTAGGCTTGGACTTGCTGCTGATATTGGCTTAACTGCCGGAAAAGCTGTCACCGGTTATTTATCTGGTAGCACCGCCATCATCGCCGATGCCGCACATTCTCTCTCCGACGTG GTTCTCAGCAGTGTTGCTTTACTCTCATTTAAAGCTGCGAGAGTGCCTAGAGACAAAGAACATCCATATG GACATGGTAAATTTGAGACTCTAGGAGCACTAGGAATCTCCGGCATGCTCATTGTAACTGCAGGAGGTATTGCATGGCATGCTGCTGATATTTTGCTG GCTTGGTTTACAGCAGCCCCTGAAGTTGCTAGTCATTCCTTGATGCATGAGCATGGTAATCATAGTGGGCAATCTGGGCATGACCATAAGATTGATATGCAGCACCCAATTCTAGCTTTAAATATGGTTATATTATCCATCGCTGTTAAAGAAGG TCTTTTTCGGATAACAAAGAGAGCTGGGGAAAAAGAAGGCAGTGGGCTCATGAAAGCAAATGCATGGCATCACAGGGCTGATGCTATTTCTTCTTTTGTTGCTCTTATTGGGGTAG GAGGATCCATTGTAGGTGTAAAAATTCTTGATCCCCTTGCTGGACTTCTTGTGTCTGGCATGATTCTAAAAGCAGGTCTGGAAACTGGTTATCAGAG TGTTTTGGAGCTGGTGGATGCTGCGATTCCACAACAGCAATTGGACCCTCATCGAAAAACAATTCTACAGGTTGAAGGAGTGAAG GGATGTCACCGGCTAAGGGGGAGAAGGGCTGGCTCGTTTTTGCACCTGGATGTACACATAGAG GTTGATCCTTTCACCAGTGTCAGTGCTGCTCACCATATTGGTGAAAATGTCAGGCACCGAATTCACGAGTCTCATCCTGAAGTGGTTGAAGTCTTCATACACATAG GCCCAGGAACGAGGGAAGAGCGAATGGAGGGTGATGAGCTCATATGGTCTTCTTTTGGCTTGGTCAAGAGAATTTCTTCTTAG
- the LOC110795440 gene encoding 14-3-3-like protein GF14 omicron, giving the protein MATLNDRYFTVYLAKAALSANRYPDMAEAMKKLAKFDMEFTDEERNFLSTAYKNVIGPKRESRRTFCDLEKEEKDQTNLMRIRDYRLKIESEITDHCNDAIKMIDDHLLPFASTTESSVFYLNMKADNYRYLAEIKSGDERDEAADQSLKAYEEGMAIAVANLSVGHPARLGLALNLSVFYYDIMNSCKRACTFAKETYDEATLELIKKRDYPKECSIIMQCLRDNVAFWALEQENLRNRNRNRNRNRLC; this is encoded by the coding sequence ATGGCTACTCTCAATGATCGTTACTTCACCGTGTACCTCGCTAAGGCCGCCCTATCTGCCAATCGCTACCCCGATATGGCTGAAGCAATGAAGAAATTGGCTAAATTCGACATGGAATTCACAGATGAAGAGCGTAATTTTCTCTCTACAGCGTACAAGAATGTCATCGGACCTAAGAGAGAATCTCGGAGAACCTTCTGTGATCTGGAGAAGGAGGAAAAAGACCAGACGAACTTAATGCGTATTCGAGATTATCGCCTTAAAATCGAATCGGAGATTACTGATCACTGTAACGATGCAATTAAGATGATTGATGATCACCTTCTTCCTTTTGCTTCAACCACTGAATCTTCCGTCTTTTACTTAAACATGAAAGCCGATAATTATCGGTACCTAGCAGAAATCAAATCTGGTGATGAGAGGGACGAAGCTGCTGATCAATCCTTGAAAGCTTATGAGGAAGGAATGGCCATAGCAGTGGCTAATTTGTCGGTTGGTCATCCGGCACGCTTGGGTTTAGCATTGAATTTGTCTGTCTTTTACTATGATATTATGAATTCTTGTAAAAGGGCGTGTACTTTTGCTAAGGAAACTTATGATGAGGCTACATTGGAGTTGATTAAAAAAAGGGATTACCCTAAAGAGTGTAGTATCATCATGCAGTGTTTAAGGGATAACGTTGCATTCTGGGCTCTGGAACAGGAGAATCTTCGAAACCGAAACCGAAACCGAAACCGAAACCGACTTTGCTGA
- the LOC110795441 gene encoding protein LYK5 isoform X2, which translates to MKKSPLVLLLIIFTTLQLQIWKSNSQQTYVNNNQLDCNNNSNNTYGFQCNGNRSCTSYVTFRSLPPNNTPPNIAFLLNSSASAIGQLNNISELDPIPEGRMIIVPVPCSCSRTRSRNTSYYQHNGRYRLQNMGETYFSMANNTYQGLTTCQAMIAQNNFNITNLQIGDELLVPLRCACPTDRQTVLDANELRVDDVIFPFTPILVPLTSAPTHINLPLVPPVLPPQSDSPPVSPDNGGGGTSSNNGVFIGIGIGAGVLVLGLGSFLVWLFLIRPSKKKPLPIFKIAEKGEKVSESSSFFTPTPVSYTTSHISTRSSSVDLDGLRLAIGSLTVYKFKEIEKATGNFSEGNRIKGSMYRGEFNGDEAAVKILKGNVPNDEINILKYINHSNITRLSGYCTHEGNTYLVFEYAENGSLDNWIFHQKKLQSEDNDLLSPPVLSWKQRVQIACNIADSLNYLHSYIHPPYIHKNLKSSNVLLDNHFRAKITNFGLARTFQDESENGELHLTKHVVGTHGYLAPEYIENGAVTTKLDVFAFGVVLLELMSGKPAVKPSGTNKGGADDMLFMVIRKVFEGENVREKLMEFIDSNLGREYPLDLAYTMAQLGNRCVDRDMNSRPSMSEVSMTLSKIFSLSLDWDPSDELANSSSLSHTR; encoded by the exons ATGAAGAAATCTCCATTAGTTTTGCTGCTAATCATATTCACAACTCTACAATTGCAGATATGGAAATCGAATTCGCAACAAACATATGTCAACAACAACCAGTTAGACTGTAACAACAACTCCAACAACACATATGGTTTCCAATGCAATGGAAACAGGTCATGCACATCCTATGTCACTTTCCGGTCACTACCGCCTAACAATACGCCCCCGAACATCGCCTTCCTCCTTAACTCCAGCGCCTCCGCCATCGGCCAGCTCAACAACATCTCAGAGTTGGACCCTATCCCTGAAGGAAGGATGATCATTGTCCCTGTACCCTGCTCCTGCAGCAGGACAAGAAGCCGCAACACTAGTTATTACCAACATAATGGGCGTTACAGGCTGCAGAACATGGGTGAAACCTATTTCTCAATGGCAAATAACACTTATCAGGGGTTAACCACATGCCAAGCTATGATAGCTCAGAACAATTTCAACATCACCAACCTCCAAATTGGGGATGAGCTTTTGGTGCCTCTCAGATGTGCCTGCCCTACTGATCGGCAG ACTGTTTTGGACGCTAATGAGCTCAGAGTTGATGATGTTATCTTTCCTTTTACACCGATTTTAGTGCCTCTAACATCTGCTCCTACTCATATAAACCTTCCCTTGGTTCCACCTGTTCTGCCTCCTCAATCTGATTCTCCTCCTGTTAGTCCTgataatggtggtggtggtactTCTTCCAACAACGGGGTGTTTATAGGAATTGGGATTGGAGCTGGGGTTTTGGTGCTTGGTCTTGGTTCGTTCCTAGTTTGGTTATTCCTAATCCGTCCTTCAAAGAAGAAGCCGCTTCCTATATTTAAGATCGCGGAGAAAGGTGAGAAAGTTTCTGAATCATCATCCTTTTTTACACCCACGCCTGTATCTTATACCACTAGTCACATCAGCACAAGATCATCGTCTGTTGATTTGGATGGGTTGAGGCTTGCGATTGGGTCATTGACGGTTTACAAATTCAAGGAAATAGAGAAAGCAACCGGGAATTTTAGTGAGGGAAATAGGATTAAGGGCTCAATGTATAGAGGCGAATTCAACGGTGATGAAGCTGCAGTCAAGATCTTGAAAGGTAATGTTCCTAATGATGAGATCAATATTTTGAAGTATATCAACCACTCCAACATAACTCGGTTGTCTGGGTATTGCACACATGAGGGAAATACTTACTTGGTATTTGAGTATGCTGAGAATGGTTCACTAGACAACTGGATTTTTCACCAAAAGAAGCTCCAATCTGAAGATAACGATTTGCTCTCCCCGCCTGTTCTTAGTTGGAAACAAAGGGTCCAAATAGCCTGTAACATAGCTGATTCCCTGAACTACTTGCATAGCTATATTCACCCTCCTTACATCCACAAGAATCTCAAGAGTAGCAATGTACTCTTAGACAACCACTTCCGTGCAAAGATCACAAATTTCGGGCTAGCAAGAACTTTCCAAGACGAAAGTGAAAACGGGGAATTACACTTAACCAAACACGTGGTTGGAACTCACGGTTACTTAGCCCCCGAGTACATAGAAAACGGGGCAGTGACAACCAAACTAGACGTGTTTGCTTTCGGGGTTGTACTTCTTGAGCTCATGTCAGGAAAACCAGCAGTAAAACCATCAGGAACTAACAAGGGAGGTGCAGATGATATGTTGTTTATGGTAATACGAAAAGTGTTCGAGGGGGAAAATGTGAGGGAGAAACTAATGGAATTCATAGATTCTAATCTAGGAAGGGAGTACCCCTTGGATTTGGCATACACAATGGCTCAATTAGGCAACAGATGTGTCGACCGAGACATGAATTCTAGACCATCTATGTCCGAGGTTTCAATGACACTCTCAAAGATATTCTCATTGTCTTTGGATTGGGATCCATCAGACGAACTTGCAAATTCATCTTCCTTAAGCCACACAAGATAA
- the LOC110795439 gene encoding metal tolerance protein 2 isoform X1 has product MGFRFFRLNPISNPYLSRISSITHKNSIFTHQNPSKITSLTTQLQQFNDPSYVTINPPNFQTFKRWHFGHSHHHHQGPHQDSSKKSEDIFRLGLAADIGLTAGKAVTGYLSGSTAIIADAAHSLSDVVLSSVALLSFKAARVPRDKEHPYGHGKFETLGALGISGMLIVTAGGIAWHAADILLAWFTAAPEVASHSLMHEHGNHSGQSGHDHKIDMQHPILALNMVILSIAVKEGLFRITKRAGEKEGSGLMKANAWHHRADAISSFVALIGVGGSIVGVKILDPLAGLLVSGMILKAGLETGYQSVLELVDAAIPQQQLDPHRKTILQVEGVKGCHRLRGRRAGSFLHLDVHIEVDPFTSVSAAHHIGENVRHRIHESHPEVVEVFIHIDPSISQISPELDVKDDLNDSEENYDISLKDEEFDNIISDIFSSHFPKKVKLEHITPHLLQNKIMLDVEVSMPPDIMIRDAMMMAEEVEKEILKTVSDVIQVHVQLRLSSANHTIPS; this is encoded by the exons ATGGGGTTCAGATTCTTCAGATTGAATCCCATTTCCAACCCATACCTCTCAAGAATTTCCTCAATTACCCACAAAAACTCAATCTTCACCCATCAAAACCCATCAAAAATTACATCTTTAACTACCCAATTGCAACAATTTAATGACCCCTCCTATGTCACAATAAACCCACCAAATTTCCAAACTTTCAAACGCTGGCATTTTGGTCACtcgcatcatcatcatcagggCCCACATCAAGATTCTAGCAAGAAGAGTGAGGACATCTTTAGGCTTGGACTTGCTGCTGATATTGGCTTAACTGCCGGAAAAGCTGTCACCGGTTATTTATCTGGTAGCACCGCCATCATCGCCGATGCCGCACATTCTCTCTCCGACGTG GTTCTCAGCAGTGTTGCTTTACTCTCATTTAAAGCTGCGAGAGTGCCTAGAGACAAAGAACATCCATATG GACATGGTAAATTTGAGACTCTAGGAGCACTAGGAATCTCCGGCATGCTCATTGTAACTGCAGGAGGTATTGCATGGCATGCTGCTGATATTTTGCTG GCTTGGTTTACAGCAGCCCCTGAAGTTGCTAGTCATTCCTTGATGCATGAGCATGGTAATCATAGTGGGCAATCTGGGCATGACCATAAGATTGATATGCAGCACCCAATTCTAGCTTTAAATATGGTTATATTATCCATCGCTGTTAAAGAAGG TCTTTTTCGGATAACAAAGAGAGCTGGGGAAAAAGAAGGCAGTGGGCTCATGAAAGCAAATGCATGGCATCACAGGGCTGATGCTATTTCTTCTTTTGTTGCTCTTATTGGGGTAG GAGGATCCATTGTAGGTGTAAAAATTCTTGATCCCCTTGCTGGACTTCTTGTGTCTGGCATGATTCTAAAAGCAGGTCTGGAAACTGGTTATCAGAG TGTTTTGGAGCTGGTGGATGCTGCGATTCCACAACAGCAATTGGACCCTCATCGAAAAACAATTCTACAGGTTGAAGGAGTGAAG GGATGTCACCGGCTAAGGGGGAGAAGGGCTGGCTCGTTTTTGCACCTGGATGTACACATAGAG GTTGATCCTTTCACCAGTGTCAGTGCTGCTCACCATATTGGTGAAAATGTCAGGCACCGAATTCACGAGTCTCATCCTGAAGTGGTTGAAGTCTTCATACACATAG ATCCTTCTATTTCTCAAATTTCACCAGAACTTGATGTGAAGGATGACTTGAATGACTCAGAAGAAAATTATGACATCTCCTTAAAGGACGAAGAGTTTGACAATATCATATCTGATATATTCTCATCACACTTCCCAAAG AAAGTGAAGCTAGAGCATATAACACCTCACTTGTTGCAAAACAAGATTATGCTGGATGTCGAGGTCTCCATGCCACCTGACATCATGATCAG AGATGCAATGATGATGGCAGAAGAAGTGGAAAAGGAAATTCTCAAAACAGTATCAGATGTCATTCAAGTTCATGTTCAGTTGCGGCTGTCATCGGCTAACCATACAATTCCCTCGTAA